GGGCGAGAGGTCCCCGACGTCGAGGTCGCGCTTCTCGCTGGTGAACCCGACGAGATAGCTGGCGTTCCAGCGCACGGCGTTCTTCGTGTCGAACGGCAGGATCGTGTTGACGATGTTGTTGGTCGTGCTGGAGTCGAACTGCGCGCGGTCGGCCGCGCCCTCCATGGTGAGGTCGTCGACGGTGAAGGACACCGAGCGGTCGACGCGGTAGACGTCGGCGGCGTAGTAGGTGACGGTGTTGTCGCCGCTCTTCTCCGTCCAGCGCCGGGTCTGCACCTCCCCCACGCCGGAGTACGACGCCTCGGCGCGCGCGTCGACGACCAGGTAGGGCAGGTAGACGCCGAGGACGTTCTCCGGGACGAACTCCTTGCGGAAGCGCGGGTGGGCGAAGAGCCGGCGCTTGCCGGCGAACTCGCGGATCTTCTCGACCGCCTCGTCGCGGGTGAGCTTGAAGGGCAGCACCGCGTCGGGGACCGCGCCGTTGGGCGTGCGCTTGTTGACGTTGAGGGTGTGGCGGCACCAGTGGCATCGCGCGTTCATCGCGTGCGCGGTGTCGACCACGACCTCCGCGCCGCATCCACCGCAGGTGAGGGTCACGATGTCGTCCGCGCCCTCGTCGATCTCGCCGGCGCCGCTGGCGACGACGGTGCCCTCGAGCTCGTCGATGCCGACGCCGAGCCCGAGCTCCTCCTCGACCCGCTCCTCCTGCCACTGGTGGCGGCAGAAGAGGCAGACGAGCATCCCGCTCGACGCCCGCAGCTGGACGTCGGTCGAGCCGCACTTGGGGCAGCGGTTGACGCCGTCGGCGAGCGACTCGTTGACGGTCTCGATGGTGGGTCCCGGCTCGGGCTCGGCCCGCGCGGCGGCGAGCTCCTCCTCCAGCGAGAGGGGCGGGCCGTCGAAGACGGGCTTGCGGGGCTCGGCCGCGGGCGCGTCGGTGTGCTGGTCGTCCTGGGCCATGTCAGAGACCGAGCGCCTTCGCCTTCGCCGCGTCGTAGTCCTCCTGGGTGATCAGCCCGGCGTCGAGCATGTCCTTGGCGCGCTTGAGGACCGCCATCGGGTCCTCGGCGGCCGGGGCCGCGGGCGCGGCGGGGGCAGCCGGTGCCGCGGGAGCGGCCGGCGCCTGCTGCACCGGCTGCTGGAGGCCGCCGAGGCCCGCCCCGCCGGCCGCCATGCCCATGCCGATCAGCCCGCCCGGTCCGGCGTTCTCGCCGGCGTTCTCGAAGCCGGCCGCGACGGAGGCCTGGAGGTTGGAGTTGCCGCGCTGGCCCGACAGGGCGTCGGCCCGCTGGACGTTCTTCAGCAGCTCGCGGGTCGTGGCGTCGTACTCGATCGAGATGATCGCGGTCTTGACGATCTCCAGGCCGCGGTCGGTGCGCCACTGGTAGTTCTGCTCCACCGCCGCCGACAGCGACTGGGCGAAGCCGATCGAGTCCTGCTGGAGCCGGGCGATCCGGTTCCCCTTGGCGGGGTCGTTGGTGTACATCGAGAACGCCGGCGCCAGCGAGCCGACGACCTCGTTGAACAGCTGCTCACCGGCCGGGTTGTCGATGTCGGTGAAGTCGAAGACGGCCCGACCGCTGATCACGTTGGCGGAGACGAAGTTGCGGATGAAGGTGAGCGGGTCGGTGATGCGCAGCGTGTACGTGCCGCGGGTGATCGCGCCGACCTGGGTGTTGAGGAACGCGTCGTCCCAGTAGATCTCCGACTGGGTGCCGAACTTGTTGTTGGGCAGCTCCTTGAGGGAGACGAAGATCGCGTTCTGCTGCGAGCCGGGGCGGCCGCCGAACTTGAAGCGCTCCCAGCTCTGCTTGATGATCGAGTCGACCAGGCCCCCGCCGGAGAAGACCGACTGCGAGGCCGCCTCGTCGGAGTTCCAGACGTAGCCGCCGGGCTGGGCGGCGAAGCCGGTGAAGGCGCCGTCCTCCATCAGCACCAGGCCGTAGCCCTCGGGCACCACGATCTTCGAGCCGTTGGTGATGACGCCGTCCGACGCGCCCGCGTTGGCGCCGCGTCCGGCGTTCTGGTCCTTGCGGACGGCCGGGACCAGCGCGGCCGTCGGCGACAGGCCGTCGGGCACGCCGAAGAAGTCGAGCCACTGGTCGGCGAGCGTGCCGCCGATCGCACCGCTCACAGCCTGGATGAGTCCCATGTCCGTTCCCTCCACCGTCGATGCCGGGCGGTCCCGCCCGGCCGTCACACTAGCGCCCGGTGGCCCCTCGGGTCAGGGCTTCCGGACCTATCGCAGACCGGTCTGGAGCGCCTGCCACGTGGCGTCGTCGACGACGCCGGTGGGCGCCAGCCCGACCCTCTTCTGGAAGCGCGCGATCCCGCGGGAGGTGCGGTCGGTGAGCACGCCGGTGACCTTCACCGACCCCAGCCCGCCGCCGCGCAGCGCGCGCTCCACGCGAAGCACGTCGCGGCCCGCGGAGCCCACCTTGAGCAGCGGCGTGCGGCCCTTGGAGAACAGCGCCTGCCAGGTGCGGGCGTCGACCCGCCCGGTCTCGCGCAGGTCGGCGCGACGCTGGAAGGACCGCACCGCCTTGACGACGTCGCGGTCGTAGACGCCGTCGAGGCGTCCGCGGTAGCGGGCCTGGGTGCGCAGCACGCACTGCAGCGCCTCGACCCTGGCCCCGCGGCTGCCGCTGCGCAGGCGCGGGTAGCGCGGGAGGTCGACGCGGGTGCCGCCGCAGGCGCGGAGGTTTTTCGGCGCCCGCGAGCCGCCGTCGAGCTCGAGGTAGTTGCGGTCGATCGTCAGCGGCACGCCGCCGTAGGTCGCGGTCGTCTGCGCCTCGTACTGGTGGACGCGCTCGCCCTCCCAGCTCGACCCGCGCACCCACTGGGGGTCGACGTCGGTGTCGGCGCGGCCGTTGTACCAGGCGTACCAGACCTGGTCGGGCATCGCGTACGAGCCGGGCGACAGGTTGTCGGCGTTGTCGAGGGCGTGGATGCCGGCGGAGATGCTGGAGTAGACGCCGGAGCGGTAGCCGAGGTCGTGGAGCGCGCGGGTCCAGCCGCTGAGGAAGCGCAGCGCCGAGCGGCGGCAGTCGTCCGAGGCGACGTCGAAGCCGCCCTCGAGGTCGTACCAGAGGGTGCTGCGGCGCGGCAGGCCGAGCTCGCGCGCCCGGCTGACCGCGGCCGCCGCCTCGGCGCGACCGCGGGCGTCGGCCGCGGCGTAGTCGCCGGTCGGGGTCGCGTCGATCAGGTCGGCGTAGCCGCTGGCGCAGGACGCCTGCGGGCCGACCCAGATCGGCAGCAGCCGCCACCCGGCCGAGCGCTGGCGCGCGACCCAGGTGGCGTCGAGGTGCGGCTGGCCCGGGTCCGTGGTCGTGGTCCGGCACGACATGCTCGAGCCGCCGATGTAGATCCCCGCGCCCCAGAAAGGCGAGGCGGTGAGCCAGGCGTCCATCTGCTCCTGCGTCGGCGCGCAGCGGGCGTCGAAGGCGTAGCCGCTCAGGCCGTCGCGGTGACGCGCCGCCGAGGCCGGGCCGGCGGTCACCAGCAGGGTCGCGACGAGGCCGGTGAGGGCGGCGAGGACGAGCGCGCGGACGCGCGCGGGTGTGGCAGCCATGTGGTGTTCTCCCCCGAGATCGTGTGTGCGCTCGGCACCCTAGCCCACACCACCGACCTCGGGGTCGTAGGGCGTGCGGGTGTAGACGAACGTCGCGCACTCCAGGTTGCGCACCGACCCGTCCGGACGGCGGACGACCTCGAGGCGCTCGCCGCGGTGGTATCCCAACACCCCGACGAGCGTGCCGTCGCGCAGCTCGAAGCGGTCGGTGACCACGCCACCGCGGGCCATCGACCGCAGCTCGAGGCAGTCGTTGTGCCAGCGCACGTCCTGCGCGGAGTTGCCCCAGAACCACAGCCCCGGCACCCCCTCCACCTCGGGCGGCAGGGCCACGGTGGGCCGCCACGGCTCGGGCCGGGCGTCGTCGGCGTCGGGATCGCCCTCGATGAGGGCGACCGCGAGGTCACGCGGGTTGATCCCGGTCGTGGCGTTGGCCAGCACCACCGCACCGATCCCGCTGTCCGGGTCGACGTGCAGCGCGGCCAGGAAGCCGGGCATCGAGCCGTTGTGGCCGACCAGCCGGCCGCCCGGGTGGACGCCGAGCATCAGGCCGAGCCCGTAGTCGGGCGAGACCGGCTGCTGCATCTCCGCGAGGCTGGCCGGCGCGAGGACGTCGGGCCGGGCCCCGCCGAGCACCTGGCCCCACGTGACGAGGTCGGCGAGCGTCGACCACAGCTGGCCCGCCGGCGCCATCGCACCGGTGTCGGCGAGCGGCTCGTGGACGCGGATCCCGGTGAAGTGGTCCACGCTCCACCCGGCCTGCGCACCGGGCCGCGGGAGGTACGACGTCGCGCGCATCCCCAGCGGTCGCAGCAGCCGCTGCGACACCAGGTCGCGCCACGGCGCACCGAACCTGCGGGCCACGACCTCGCCGAGGAGCCCGTAGCCGAGGTTGGAGTAGTGGAACCACGCCCCCGGTGCGGCGACGCGCCCCGAGCCGTCGTTGGCCGCGGTCAGCGAGCCGAAGTCGCCGCCGCGGGTGCGTTCCCACCACGACCCGCGGGGCTCGCTCTGCATCCCGGACGTGTGGGCCAGCGCGTCGCGGAGGGTGACCTCGCCGTAGCCGACGTCGCCCAGGTGGTCGGCGAGGCGGTCGTCGAGGGCGAGCCGGCCCTCGTCGCGCGCCTGGAGCACCAGCACGGCCGTCATGGTCTTGGTGATCGACCCGATCCGGTACTGCCCGTCCAGGCCGGGGGCGCGCCCTGCTCCCCCGGCCCAGACCGCGCCGTAGCGGTCGAGGACGGCGCCGACGACCGACGTCAGCCGGCCCTCGGCCTGCGCGACGTCGAGCAGTCGCTGCCGTTGATCACTCACCCGCTCGACCCTAGGGCCTGACCGGCCTCCGCGGCTCAGTCCTCCGCGAACGCCTCCGGAGACGGGCACGAGCAGACCAGGTTGCGGTCGCCGTAGGCCTGGTCGATGCGTGCGACCGGCGGCCAGTACTTGTCGGGGTCGATGCCGCGCGGGAAGACCGCGACCTCGCGGGAGTACGGGCGGTCCCACTCACCGACGAGGGCGCGCGCGGTGTGCGGCGCGTGCCGCAGCGGCGAGTCCTCGGGCGTCCACTCCCCCGCCTCGACGCGCGCGATCTCCTCGCGGATGGCGATCATCGCGTCGCAGAACCGGTCGATCTCGGCGAGGTCCTCGGACTCGGTGGGCTCGACCATGAGCGTCCCCGCGACCGGGAACGACATGGTGGGCGCGTGGAACCCGTGGTCGACGAGCCGCTTGGCCACGTCGTCCACCGTCACGCCGCTGGCCTTGGTGATCGCGCGCAGGTCGAGGATGCACTCGTGGGCGACGAGGTCGCCGTGCCCGCGGTAGAGCACGGGGAAGTGCTCCTGGAGGCGGTGGGCGACGTAGTTGGCCGAGAGCACCGCGACCGCGGTCGCCCGGGTCAGGCCCTCGGCGCCCATCATCCGGATGTAGGCCCAGGTGATCGGCAGGATCCCGGCCGAGCCGTAGGGCGCCGCGCTGATCGCGCCGATCCCGGTGCGCTTCTCGGCCTCCGGGTGCGCGTCGTGGGACGGCAGGTGGGGCGCGAGGTGGGCGCGGACCGCGACCGGGCCGACGCCCGGACCGCCGCCACCGTGCGGGATGCAGAAGGTCTTGTGCAGGTTGAGGTGCGACACGTCGCCGCCGAACTCGCCGGGACGCGCGTGGCCGAGCAGCGCGTTGAGGTTCGCGCCGTCGACGTAGACCTGCCCGCCGTGGTCGTGGACGATCTTGCACAGGTCGGTGATGGTGTCCTCGTAGGCGCCGTGCGTCGACGGGTAGGTCACCATGATCGCGGCGAGGGTGTCGGCGTGCTGCTCGCACTTGGCCAGCAGGTCGTCGAGGTCGACGGACCCGTCGTCGGAGGCCTTGACCACGACCACCTTCATGCCGGCCATCACGGCCGAGGCCGCGTTGGTGCCGTGGGCGGACGACGGGATGAGGCACACGTCGCGGCCGGTGTCGCCGTTGGCGCGGTGGTAGCCGCGGATCGCGAGCAGGCCGGCCAGCTCGCCCTGGGAGCCGGCGTTGGGCTGCACCGAGACGCGGTCGTAGCCGGTGACCTCGGCGAGCCAGCGCTCGACGTCGTCGACGAGCTCGCGGTAGCCGGTGGCGTCCTGCGCGGGGGCGAACGGGTGCAGGTCGGCGAACCCGGGCAGGCTCACCGGCTCCATCTCGGTGGTGGCGTTGAGCTTCATCGTGCACGACCCCAGCGGGATCATGCCGCGGTCGAGGGCGTAGTCACGGTTCGAGAGCCGCGCGAGGTAGCGCAGCATCTGGGTCTCGCTGTGGTGGGAGCGGAAGACCTCGTGGGTGAGGAAGTCGGTCGTGCGGGCCAGGTCGGCGGGCAGGCCGCTCTCCGACTCCTCGACCGCGGCGACGCCGAAGGAGCGCAGCACCGACGCGACCGTGGCCGGCGAGGTGCGCTCGGACGTCGAGACGCCGACGTGGTCCTCGTCGACCAGGCGCAGGTGCAGGCCGACGGCCCGCGCGGCCGACACGACCTCGCCCGCGCGACCCGGCACCGAGATGGTCAGGGTGTCGAACCAGGTGTCGTTGACGACCTCCACTCCCCCGGCCCGCAGCGCGGCGGCGATCGCCGAGGCGTGGTCGTGGGTGCGCCGCGCGATCCGGCGGATGCCCTCGGGGCCGTGGTAGACGGCGTACATCGAGGCGACCACGGCCAGCAGCACCTGGGCGGTGCAGATGTTCGACGTCGCCTTGTCGCGCCGGATGTGCTGCTCGCGGGTCTGCAGCGCGAGCCGGTACGCGGGGCGGCCCTCGGCGTCGACGGACACGCCGACCAGCCGGCCGGGGAGGTGGCGCTCGAGGCCGGCGGACACGGACATGAACCCGGCGTGCGGGCCGCCGTAGAACAGCGGGACGCCGAAGCGCTGCGACGAGCCGACCACGACGTCGGCGCCGAAGGTGCCGGGCGCCTCGAGCAGCGCGAGGGCGAGGATGTCGGCCGCGACGACCGCGAGCCCGCCGCGCTCGTGGACCGCGTCGATGACCGGTCGCGGGTCGCGGACCTCGCCGGAGGCGCCGGGGTACTGCACCAGCACGCCGCAGACGTCACCCTCGGGCAGGCCGTCGGCCAGGTCGGCCACGACCACCTCGATGCCCATGCCGGCCGCGCGGGTGCGCACCACGTCGATCGTCTGCGGCAGCGCGTCCGCGTCGACGACGAACGCTCCCGTGGCGCCGCGCTGGGCACGGCGCACCAGCGTCATCGCCTCGGCCGCAGCGGTGCCCTCGTCGAGCAGCGACGCGTTGGCGGTCGGCAGGCCGGTCAGGTCGGCGACGACCGTCTGGAAGTTGAGCAGCGCCTCGAGCCGGCCCTGGGAGATCTCCGGCTGGTAGGGCGTGTAGGCGGTGTACCAGGACGGGTCCTCGAGCACGTTGCGCCGGATCACCGGCGGCGTGATCGTGGCGTGGTAGCCCAGGCCGATCATCGCCTCGGCCGGCCGGTTCTGCGAGGCGAGCGTGCGCAGCGCGCGTGCCGTCGCCTCCTCGTCGAGGGGCTCGGGCAGGTCGAGCGCGGCGGCGGTGCGGATCCCGCCCGGCACCGCGGCGCTCATCAGCGACTCCAGCGACTCGTGCCCGACGGCGCGGAGCATGTGGGCCACCGCGGCGTCGTCGGGGCCGATGTGGCGGGCGACGAACTCGCCCGTCTCGGCGGTGGTCGGGGCGGGGCTGGCGTCCGGCACGTGGGGCTCCCTGAGGTCACGGAGGTGGCCTCCCCCTCTGTCGGCCCGGTGGCCTCCAGAGTGCCAGCCCGTGCGGTCCGGGTGCCTGAGAGGTTCCGGGGAGGAATTGCCCCTTCGGCGCACGTACGGCCCTGGGTGCGGACCGCGGTGACTCTCCCGCACGGGATGTCAGCGCCCCCACTCTAACCGGCGGCGCCGGAAATCGACGAGGGCCACCCGGAGTCCGGATGGCCCTCGTCGAGAGGATCGTGCAGCGGCTGGGGTCAGCCG
Above is a genomic segment from Nocardioides okcheonensis containing:
- the gcvP gene encoding aminomethyl-transferring glycine dehydrogenase, which gives rise to MLRAVGHESLESLMSAAVPGGIRTAAALDLPEPLDEEATARALRTLASQNRPAEAMIGLGYHATITPPVIRRNVLEDPSWYTAYTPYQPEISQGRLEALLNFQTVVADLTGLPTANASLLDEGTAAAEAMTLVRRAQRGATGAFVVDADALPQTIDVVRTRAAGMGIEVVVADLADGLPEGDVCGVLVQYPGASGEVRDPRPVIDAVHERGGLAVVAADILALALLEAPGTFGADVVVGSSQRFGVPLFYGGPHAGFMSVSAGLERHLPGRLVGVSVDAEGRPAYRLALQTREQHIRRDKATSNICTAQVLLAVVASMYAVYHGPEGIRRIARRTHDHASAIAAALRAGGVEVVNDTWFDTLTISVPGRAGEVVSAARAVGLHLRLVDEDHVGVSTSERTSPATVASVLRSFGVAAVEESESGLPADLARTTDFLTHEVFRSHHSETQMLRYLARLSNRDYALDRGMIPLGSCTMKLNATTEMEPVSLPGFADLHPFAPAQDATGYRELVDDVERWLAEVTGYDRVSVQPNAGSQGELAGLLAIRGYHRANGDTGRDVCLIPSSAHGTNAASAVMAGMKVVVVKASDDGSVDLDDLLAKCEQHADTLAAIMVTYPSTHGAYEDTITDLCKIVHDHGGQVYVDGANLNALLGHARPGEFGGDVSHLNLHKTFCIPHGGGGPGVGPVAVRAHLAPHLPSHDAHPEAEKRTGIGAISAAPYGSAGILPITWAYIRMMGAEGLTRATAVAVLSANYVAHRLQEHFPVLYRGHGDLVAHECILDLRAITKASGVTVDDVAKRLVDHGFHAPTMSFPVAGTLMVEPTESEDLAEIDRFCDAMIAIREEIARVEAGEWTPEDSPLRHAPHTARALVGEWDRPYSREVAVFPRGIDPDKYWPPVARIDQAYGDRNLVCSCPSPEAFAED
- a CDS encoding glycoside hydrolase domain-containing protein, which translates into the protein MAATPARVRALVLAALTGLVATLLVTAGPASAARHRDGLSGYAFDARCAPTQEQMDAWLTASPFWGAGIYIGGSSMSCRTTTTDPGQPHLDATWVARQRSAGWRLLPIWVGPQASCASGYADLIDATPTGDYAAADARGRAEAAAAVSRARELGLPRRSTLWYDLEGGFDVASDDCRRSALRFLSGWTRALHDLGYRSGVYSSISAGIHALDNADNLSPGSYAMPDQVWYAWYNGRADTDVDPQWVRGSSWEGERVHQYEAQTTATYGGVPLTIDRNYLELDGGSRAPKNLRACGGTRVDLPRYPRLRSGSRGARVEALQCVLRTQARYRGRLDGVYDRDVVKAVRSFQRRADLRETGRVDARTWQALFSKGRTPLLKVGSAGRDVLRVERALRGGGLGSVKVTGVLTDRTSRGIARFQKRVGLAPTGVVDDATWQALQTGLR
- a CDS encoding TFIIB-type zinc ribbon-containing protein — translated: MAQDDQHTDAPAAEPRKPVFDGPPLSLEEELAAARAEPEPGPTIETVNESLADGVNRCPKCGSTDVQLRASSGMLVCLFCRHQWQEERVEEELGLGVGIDELEGTVVASGAGEIDEGADDIVTLTCGGCGAEVVVDTAHAMNARCHWCRHTLNVNKRTPNGAVPDAVLPFKLTRDEAVEKIREFAGKRRLFAHPRFRKEFVPENVLGVYLPYLVVDARAEASYSGVGEVQTRRWTEKSGDNTVTYYAADVYRVDRSVSFTVDDLTMEGAADRAQFDSSTTNNIVNTILPFDTKNAVRWNASYLVGFTSEKRDLDVGDLSPKLEDQLLSIGRSQVHGSLDRFDRGVRWEGEQVDVGGSRWVSMYLPVWIYSYYQENTKMLHYIAVNARTGETMGSVPVSQWRLIAAALTVGTFLEGIAGAILVGTA
- a CDS encoding SHOCT domain-containing protein, producing MGLIQAVSGAIGGTLADQWLDFFGVPDGLSPTAALVPAVRKDQNAGRGANAGASDGVITNGSKIVVPEGYGLVLMEDGAFTGFAAQPGGYVWNSDEAASQSVFSGGGLVDSIIKQSWERFKFGGRPGSQQNAIFVSLKELPNNKFGTQSEIYWDDAFLNTQVGAITRGTYTLRITDPLTFIRNFVSANVISGRAVFDFTDIDNPAGEQLFNEVVGSLAPAFSMYTNDPAKGNRIARLQQDSIGFAQSLSAAVEQNYQWRTDRGLEIVKTAIISIEYDATTRELLKNVQRADALSGQRGNSNLQASVAAGFENAGENAGPGGLIGMGMAAGGAGLGGLQQPVQQAPAAPAAPAAPAAPAAPAAEDPMAVLKRAKDMLDAGLITQEDYDAAKAKALGL
- a CDS encoding serine hydrolase domain-containing protein; amino-acid sequence: MSDQRQRLLDVAQAEGRLTSVVGAVLDRYGAVWAGGAGRAPGLDGQYRIGSITKTMTAVLVLQARDEGRLALDDRLADHLGDVGYGEVTLRDALAHTSGMQSEPRGSWWERTRGGDFGSLTAANDGSGRVAAPGAWFHYSNLGYGLLGEVVARRFGAPWRDLVSQRLLRPLGMRATSYLPRPGAQAGWSVDHFTGIRVHEPLADTGAMAPAGQLWSTLADLVTWGQVLGGARPDVLAPASLAEMQQPVSPDYGLGLMLGVHPGGRLVGHNGSMPGFLAALHVDPDSGIGAVVLANATTGINPRDLAVALIEGDPDADDARPEPWRPTVALPPEVEGVPGLWFWGNSAQDVRWHNDCLELRSMARGGVVTDRFELRDGTLVGVLGYHRGERLEVVRRPDGSVRNLECATFVYTRTPYDPEVGGVG